One segment of Pseudobythopirellula maris DNA contains the following:
- a CDS encoding tetratricopeptide repeat protein → MNLRLTRLLAPAALALLLAVSPAAAQDQGMAQAELDQALEDGRNAFQSGDFETAVNAFSKVVTLSGGYRPEPLLFRAKAFIQLEEYEAALEDLKTALTYGQSQPAFAAEARSTRGELYMKLGAWDRALPDLQQAAKTDRGNPQYQFDLGKTMVKLGGMEAGAKSLTRYLSAEVEGEDAQRADALRQRASAYAAMRKTEEAIADVDASLQIEPNNHEAYYTLATIAIADEDYPMAAEHLRASIENYVPENEDDEMPFVQGYLTRAFVLEEAGKEAEDEAASREFYAAQKATCEELISLLPEKNPQTPGAQAAAYFRLGVAERMLGNLDEAVKDMSIAIDTNPSMGEAYFRRGICFHYLGEERMAILDFTTASNIDFASPRANLWKGLTFVKLGDYQQAIRAYGDSLAVSDRYVPAYVNRGLVYLHLGEYERAVRDFDEAIRLQPTEASHYYRRGTAYGLMGEHDRAIKSLTNAIEFDEELVGAYNALANELEASGQDQLAVEYRRRASELAE, encoded by the coding sequence ATGAATCTCCGTCTTACTCGTTTGCTCGCTCCCGCGGCCCTCGCCCTGCTGCTCGCCGTCTCGCCGGCTGCGGCCCAAGACCAAGGCATGGCCCAGGCCGAGCTGGACCAGGCGCTCGAGGATGGCCGCAACGCCTTCCAGTCGGGCGACTTTGAGACCGCCGTGAACGCCTTCTCCAAGGTGGTCACGCTGAGCGGCGGCTACCGGCCCGAACCGCTTTTGTTCCGCGCCAAGGCGTTCATCCAGCTCGAAGAGTACGAGGCGGCCCTCGAGGACCTGAAGACGGCGCTGACTTACGGCCAATCGCAACCTGCGTTCGCCGCCGAGGCCCGCAGCACCCGCGGCGAGCTCTACATGAAGCTGGGCGCCTGGGACCGGGCGCTCCCCGACCTGCAACAGGCCGCCAAGACCGACCGGGGCAACCCGCAGTACCAGTTCGACCTGGGCAAGACGATGGTCAAGCTCGGCGGCATGGAGGCGGGCGCCAAGTCGCTCACCCGTTACCTCAGCGCCGAGGTCGAGGGCGAAGACGCCCAACGGGCCGACGCGCTCCGCCAGCGCGCCTCCGCTTACGCCGCGATGCGTAAGACCGAGGAAGCGATCGCCGACGTCGACGCCTCGCTGCAGATCGAACCCAACAACCACGAGGCCTACTACACACTCGCCACGATCGCGATCGCCGATGAGGACTACCCCATGGCGGCCGAGCATCTGCGAGCCTCGATCGAGAACTACGTTCCCGAGAACGAAGACGACGAGATGCCGTTCGTCCAGGGCTACCTGACCCGCGCGTTCGTGCTCGAAGAAGCGGGCAAAGAGGCCGAGGACGAGGCTGCCAGCCGCGAGTTCTACGCCGCCCAGAAGGCGACCTGCGAAGAGCTGATCTCGCTGCTGCCGGAGAAGAACCCCCAGACCCCCGGCGCCCAGGCGGCCGCCTACTTCCGTCTCGGCGTGGCCGAGAGGATGCTCGGCAACCTCGACGAGGCGGTCAAGGACATGTCGATCGCGATCGACACGAACCCGAGCATGGGCGAGGCTTACTTTCGTCGCGGCATCTGCTTCCACTACCTCGGCGAGGAGCGGATGGCGATCCTCGACTTCACGACGGCCTCGAACATCGACTTCGCCAGCCCGCGGGCCAACCTCTGGAAGGGCCTCACGTTCGTCAAGCTGGGCGACTACCAGCAGGCGATCCGGGCCTACGGCGACTCGCTCGCCGTGAGCGACCGCTACGTGCCGGCCTACGTCAACCGCGGCCTCGTTTACCTGCACCTGGGCGAGTACGAGCGGGCGGTCCGTGATTTCGACGAGGCGATCCGCCTGCAGCCGACCGAGGCCTCGCACTACTACCGCCGCGGCACGGCCTACGGCCTGATGGGCGAGCACGACCGGGCGATCAAGTCGCTGACCAACGCGATCGAGTTCGACGAGGAGTTGGTCGGCGCCTACAACGCGTTAGCCAACGAGCTCGAGGCCAGCGGCCAGGACCAGTTGGCGGTCGAGTACCGCCGCCGGGCGAGCGAGTTGGCCGAATAG
- a CDS encoding outer membrane beta-barrel protein: GEPFRLRDELLSSCSPWDFGMWTQIGYHSDRARASFADNDALSFNDHPDRLNLHQQWFWLEKVAEAPCCGMDWGFRMDLMYGTDAAKTQSFGNPGGTWDFANGWDNGGGYGWALPQLYGELAWGDWSVKAGHFYTLIGYEVVTAPDNFFYSHALTMFNSEPFTHTGALATYGGFEDVEVYAGWTLGWDTGFDQYGDGSSFLGGFSTSLTDDIAFTYIATAGDFGSRSRGGNGINAPKGTGYSHSLVFDVALSDNLNYVLQSDYVGIDNDTRTIGANDQIGVNQYLFYTMSDCVAVGSRIEWWKTDGFSYQEMTFGLNYKPHANLVIRPEVRYDWTASDAAATNLAGGAFTADQYNEWKFGIDAILNY; the protein is encoded by the coding sequence GGCGAGCCGTTCCGTCTGCGTGACGAGCTGCTCAGCAGCTGCTCGCCTTGGGACTTCGGCATGTGGACCCAGATCGGTTACCACAGCGACCGCGCCCGGGCCTCGTTCGCCGACAACGACGCGTTGTCGTTCAACGACCACCCGGACCGCCTGAACCTGCACCAGCAGTGGTTCTGGCTCGAGAAGGTCGCCGAGGCGCCGTGCTGCGGCATGGACTGGGGCTTCCGCATGGACCTGATGTACGGCACCGACGCGGCCAAGACGCAGTCGTTCGGCAACCCGGGCGGCACCTGGGACTTCGCCAACGGTTGGGACAACGGCGGCGGCTACGGCTGGGCCCTTCCCCAGCTCTACGGTGAGCTCGCCTGGGGCGACTGGTCGGTGAAGGCTGGTCACTTCTACACGCTGATCGGCTACGAAGTGGTTACCGCCCCGGACAACTTCTTCTACAGCCACGCGTTGACGATGTTCAACAGCGAGCCGTTCACCCACACCGGCGCCCTGGCCACCTACGGTGGGTTCGAAGACGTCGAGGTTTACGCCGGCTGGACGCTCGGCTGGGACACGGGCTTCGATCAGTACGGCGACGGCAGCTCGTTCCTGGGTGGTTTCAGCACCAGCCTGACGGACGACATCGCCTTCACGTACATCGCGACGGCCGGCGACTTCGGCTCCCGCTCGCGTGGCGGCAACGGCATCAACGCCCCGAAGGGGACCGGCTACAGCCACAGCCTGGTGTTCGACGTGGCCCTGAGCGACAACCTCAACTACGTGCTGCAGAGCGATTACGTGGGGATCGACAACGACACCCGCACGATCGGCGCCAACGACCAGATCGGCGTCAACCAGTACTTGTTCTACACGATGAGCGACTGCGTGGCGGTTGGCTCGCGTATCGAGTGGTGGAAGACGGACGGCTTCAGCTACCAGGAAATGACGTTCGGCCTGAACTACAAGCCGCACGCCAACCTGGTGATTCGTCCGGAGGTCCGCTACGACTGGACCGCCTCGGACGCGGCCGCCACGAACCTGGCTGGCGGCGCCTTCACGGCCGACCAGTACAACGAGTGGAAGTTCGGCATCGACGCGATCCTCAACTACTGA
- a CDS encoding sensor histidine kinase, with product MPTRSAVSPLHAVSYKGFKRVLGETSLERKCRWWFGISLGVLLFLSFYWYGQRMREVVYDSDRKTGPELVRTAWLESHFTVFWEAPEASGGDTPVDLEDADWRRFLDKLLGSSRELGRAFESYAILPQDPVKNPQGKSPPQHPYEWEYLNRWAEREGGDTPAAVDEALDAEGGLYAEQPKSFAEQIVEVDGKQVYRFYQPVYAGANCVNCHNVMGNLKSLQQDDLMAVVRVEIDQQDTRTELARSEALMWAVAAVIGFLSMFLLYFIVRYVIVKPVQHLRDVANAVREGDIAQRAEIHTGDEFEELAAAFNRMLRRLLRQQDALQEVNGELDGKIDQLAQANMRLFEMNRLKSDFLATMSHELRTPLNSILGFSDVLSTIESLDDKQRRYVGNIQRSGKMLLEMINDILDLAKMESGKMDVRPVEFRVDHVVGAQCDLARPLSERKNIDLELTIQAGLPPMRQDQAKLQQVLNNLLSNAIKFTPEGGRIMVRVGCEGLAEPGGVAESLVLEVEDTGIGIGEEDQVVVFEKFRQGASAAPRGDAMTREHSGTGLGLSIVREICRLLGGEVSLRSVSGKGSTFTVVLPWRLERTTNLDAELEKGVAELTRPNSPALSATTSPAN from the coding sequence TTGCCCACTCGTTCCGCCGTCTCCCCGCTCCACGCCGTGTCCTACAAAGGCTTCAAACGCGTCCTCGGTGAGACCAGCCTCGAGCGCAAGTGCCGCTGGTGGTTCGGCATCTCGCTCGGCGTGCTGCTCTTCCTCAGCTTCTACTGGTACGGCCAGCGGATGCGCGAGGTCGTGTACGACAGCGACCGCAAGACCGGCCCGGAGCTGGTGCGCACGGCCTGGCTCGAATCGCACTTCACGGTGTTCTGGGAGGCGCCCGAGGCGAGCGGCGGCGACACGCCGGTCGATCTGGAAGACGCCGACTGGCGCCGGTTCTTAGACAAACTGCTCGGCTCGAGCCGCGAGCTGGGGCGCGCCTTCGAGTCGTACGCCATCTTGCCGCAAGACCCGGTAAAGAACCCCCAAGGCAAGAGCCCGCCGCAGCACCCCTACGAGTGGGAGTACCTCAACCGCTGGGCCGAACGCGAGGGGGGCGATACGCCCGCGGCCGTCGATGAAGCGCTCGACGCGGAAGGCGGGCTGTACGCGGAGCAGCCCAAGTCGTTTGCCGAGCAGATCGTCGAGGTCGACGGCAAGCAGGTCTACCGCTTCTACCAGCCGGTTTACGCCGGGGCCAATTGCGTCAACTGCCACAACGTGATGGGCAACCTGAAGAGCCTACAGCAGGACGACTTGATGGCCGTCGTGCGCGTGGAAATCGACCAGCAAGACACCCGCACCGAGCTCGCCCGCAGCGAGGCGCTGATGTGGGCCGTGGCCGCGGTGATCGGCTTCCTGTCGATGTTCTTGCTCTACTTCATCGTCCGCTACGTGATCGTCAAGCCGGTGCAGCACCTGCGGGACGTGGCCAACGCCGTGCGCGAAGGCGACATCGCCCAGCGGGCCGAGATCCACACCGGCGACGAGTTCGAGGAGCTGGCCGCCGCGTTCAACCGCATGCTGCGGCGCCTGCTGCGCCAGCAGGACGCCCTGCAGGAGGTCAACGGCGAGCTCGACGGCAAGATCGACCAGCTGGCCCAGGCCAACATGCGGCTGTTCGAGATGAACCGCCTGAAGAGCGACTTCCTCGCCACGATGAGCCACGAGCTGCGCACGCCGCTCAACAGCATCCTGGGCTTCTCCGACGTGCTCTCGACGATCGAATCGCTCGACGACAAGCAGCGTCGCTACGTGGGCAACATCCAGCGGAGCGGCAAGATGCTGCTCGAGATGATCAACGACATCTTGGACCTGGCCAAGATGGAGAGCGGCAAGATGGACGTCCGCCCGGTGGAGTTCCGCGTCGACCACGTCGTGGGCGCCCAGTGCGACCTGGCCCGGCCGCTGAGCGAACGCAAGAACATCGACCTGGAGCTCACCATCCAGGCGGGCCTGCCGCCCATGCGCCAGGATCAGGCCAAGCTCCAGCAGGTGCTCAACAACCTGCTGTCGAACGCCATCAAGTTCACGCCCGAGGGGGGGCGGATCATGGTCCGCGTCGGCTGTGAGGGGCTCGCCGAGCCGGGCGGTGTGGCCGAGAGCCTCGTGCTGGAGGTCGAGGACACCGGCATCGGTATCGGCGAAGAAGACCAAGTCGTGGTCTTCGAGAAGTTCCGTCAGGGCGCCTCGGCCGCCCCGCGCGGCGATGCGATGACGCGTGAGCACTCGGGCACCGGCCTCGGCCTGTCGATCGTCCGCGAGATCTGCCGCCTGCTCGGCGGCGAGGTGTCGCTGCGCAGCGTGAGCGGCAAGGGGTCGACCTTCACGGTGGTGCTGCCGTGGCGATTGGAGCGGACGACGAATCTCGACGCGGAGCTCGAGAAGGGCGTCGCCGAGCTGACCCGGCCCAATTCGCCCGCCCTCTCGGCTACCACTTCCCCCGCGAACTGA
- the rnhA gene encoding ribonuclease HI codes for MIEVHLYTDGGCSGNPGPGGWAYLLRHPDSGKQTEASGGEELTTNNRMELSAVVEGLTALTRPTRVELFTDSVYVGKGLSEWMPKWKANGWRRKEKGRWAEVKNVDLWQKLDELAAKHTVKYTRVAGHSGHAENDRVDELAVAAYQKYL; via the coding sequence GTGATCGAAGTCCACCTCTACACCGACGGCGGTTGCAGCGGCAACCCGGGCCCCGGCGGCTGGGCCTACCTGCTGCGTCACCCCGATTCGGGCAAGCAGACCGAGGCCTCCGGCGGCGAGGAGCTCACCACGAACAACCGCATGGAGCTCTCGGCCGTGGTCGAGGGCCTCACGGCGCTCACGCGGCCGACCCGCGTCGAGCTGTTCACCGACAGCGTTTACGTCGGCAAGGGCCTCAGCGAGTGGATGCCCAAGTGGAAGGCCAACGGCTGGCGCCGCAAGGAGAAGGGCCGCTGGGCCGAGGTGAAGAACGTCGACCTGTGGCAGAAGCTCGACGAGCTCGCCGCCAAGCACACGGTCAAGTACACCCGTGTGGCCGGCCACAGCGGCCACGCCGAGAACGACCGCGTCGATGAATTGGCCGTGGCGGCTTATCAGAAGTATCTGTGA
- a CDS encoding macro domain-containing protein, whose translation MKLEFVEGDLLDQDVDVIVNPWNRNIIPWWLLLPQGVSGAIKRRAGIAPFREIGKTGALPLGGARFTSAGRLPHSGIIHVAGINMLWQASEFSVKESLRNALGIARTKGFHSIAFPLIGSGSGGRSADRVQDWMTEAFASEEFDGLVRVVRWIH comes from the coding sequence ATGAAACTCGAATTCGTCGAAGGCGACTTACTCGATCAAGACGTCGATGTGATCGTCAATCCATGGAATCGCAATATCATCCCTTGGTGGTTGTTGTTGCCCCAAGGAGTATCAGGCGCGATCAAGCGGCGAGCCGGGATCGCTCCCTTCCGTGAGATCGGTAAGACCGGAGCACTGCCTTTGGGCGGAGCTCGCTTCACTAGCGCTGGGCGGCTGCCCCACTCAGGCATTATTCATGTCGCCGGAATCAATATGCTTTGGCAAGCGAGCGAATTCTCCGTCAAGGAATCCCTTCGAAACGCCCTCGGGATAGCGAGAACAAAGGGCTTTCATTCTATCGCGTTCCCGCTGATTGGATCTGGCTCTGGCGGCCGTTCAGCCGATCGGGTTCAAGATTGGATGACCGAAGCATTCGCATCCGAGGAGTTTGATGGCCTGGTCAGGGTCGTGAGGTGGATTCACTGA
- the recG gene encoding ATP-dependent DNA helicase RecG — translation MSVTLHTPVAELPGVKPAQARCLAKMGLHYAQDLLFLFPRGYEDFSDLRPIAELEADLPQTVQGEVTDIDSRGGFGRSRVGVVIRDESDALRATWFNQAFMRDKFKVGQRVQFSGKPRLQGHRWEMAHPRVAYLDGDPANSAEEGLLPVYSLTEGMTLYHMRRIVGDVVTALASAPEEVLPDDLRSDYDLMPLADALRWVHRPADEKQRDDAVRRFVFQELLVLQLALAARRLQQRVGFKAPELPADARVDARITRLLPFDLTGDQRAAITAVAADMASSTPMNRLLQGDVGSGKTVVALYAMLMCVTHGWQAALVAPTEVLARQHGLTLEKLLAQSRVNWRLLVGGMTDAEKADVKRGLAAGEIDAVIGTHAVLEESVAFAKLGLAVVDEQHKFGVRQRAKLRSGERSPHFLVMTATPIPRTMSMTQFGDLDVSTIRETPPGRAPIRTYLVEPTKRDEWWGFVRGRLDEGRQAFVVTPLVDESATLSATSVQEAYEALTNGELEAYRVALLHGRMAAAEKESVMEAFRTGETQVLVSTTVIEVGVDVPNAAVMTVASPERFGLSQLHQLRGRVGRGSFPGACGLLLEEEVGDKAAERLKAFAETTDGFKLAELDFELRGPGDLFGDRQSGLPPLRMADLRLNLAELLEARAAAAKLFAADPGLKDERHHALRRQMLRRYGESLELGDVG, via the coding sequence ATGTCCGTTACGCTACACACGCCCGTCGCCGAACTGCCCGGCGTTAAGCCGGCCCAAGCGCGCTGCTTGGCCAAGATGGGGCTGCACTACGCCCAAGACCTGCTGTTCCTGTTCCCGCGGGGGTACGAAGATTTTTCCGACCTGCGGCCGATCGCCGAGCTCGAGGCCGACCTCCCGCAGACCGTGCAAGGCGAGGTGACCGACATCGACTCGCGCGGCGGGTTCGGCAGGTCGCGAGTCGGCGTGGTCATCCGCGACGAGTCGGACGCCCTGCGGGCCACCTGGTTCAACCAGGCGTTCATGCGCGACAAGTTCAAGGTGGGGCAGCGGGTGCAGTTCTCCGGCAAGCCGCGTCTGCAAGGCCACCGCTGGGAGATGGCCCACCCGCGGGTGGCGTACCTCGATGGCGATCCTGCTAACAGCGCCGAGGAGGGGCTGCTCCCCGTCTACTCGCTCACCGAGGGGATGACGCTGTACCACATGCGGCGGATCGTCGGCGACGTGGTCACGGCGCTGGCATCGGCGCCCGAGGAGGTGCTGCCCGATGACCTGCGGTCCGACTACGACCTCATGCCGCTGGCCGACGCCCTGCGCTGGGTCCACCGCCCCGCGGACGAGAAGCAGCGCGACGACGCCGTGCGGCGGTTCGTCTTCCAGGAACTGCTCGTGTTGCAGCTCGCGCTCGCGGCGCGACGCTTGCAGCAGCGTGTCGGCTTCAAGGCGCCCGAGCTGCCGGCCGACGCCCGGGTCGACGCCCGCATCACGCGGCTGCTGCCGTTCGACCTCACGGGCGACCAGCGCGCGGCGATCACCGCCGTGGCGGCCGATATGGCGAGCTCCACGCCGATGAACCGCCTGCTGCAGGGCGACGTCGGCAGCGGCAAGACCGTGGTCGCACTCTACGCCATGCTGATGTGTGTCACGCACGGCTGGCAGGCGGCGCTGGTGGCGCCGACCGAGGTGCTCGCCCGCCAGCACGGACTGACCCTCGAAAAACTGCTGGCCCAGAGCCGCGTGAATTGGCGGCTCCTGGTGGGCGGCATGACCGACGCCGAGAAGGCCGACGTGAAGCGCGGCCTCGCCGCCGGCGAGATCGACGCGGTGATCGGCACCCACGCGGTGCTCGAAGAGTCGGTCGCGTTCGCCAAGCTCGGCCTCGCCGTGGTCGACGAACAGCACAAGTTCGGCGTGCGGCAGCGGGCCAAGCTGCGCAGCGGCGAGCGCTCGCCCCACTTCCTGGTGATGACCGCCACGCCGATCCCACGCACGATGAGCATGACGCAGTTCGGCGACCTGGACGTGTCGACCATCCGCGAGACGCCCCCCGGCCGGGCGCCGATCCGCACTTACCTGGTCGAGCCGACGAAGCGCGACGAGTGGTGGGGCTTTGTCCGGGGGCGCCTGGACGAGGGCCGCCAGGCTTTTGTCGTCACGCCGCTGGTCGACGAGTCGGCGACGCTCTCCGCGACGAGCGTGCAGGAGGCGTACGAGGCGCTGACCAACGGCGAGTTGGAGGCGTACCGCGTGGCGCTGTTGCACGGCCGCATGGCGGCCGCCGAAAAGGAGTCCGTCATGGAGGCCTTCCGCACGGGCGAAACCCAGGTGCTCGTGAGCACCACCGTGATCGAGGTCGGCGTCGACGTGCCCAACGCGGCGGTGATGACCGTCGCCTCGCCCGAACGGTTCGGTCTCAGCCAGCTGCACCAGCTGCGCGGCCGGGTCGGCCGGGGATCGTTCCCCGGCGCCTGCGGGCTGCTGCTCGAAGAGGAAGTGGGCGACAAGGCCGCCGAGCGGCTCAAGGCGTTCGCCGAGACGACCGACGGATTCAAGCTGGCGGAGCTCGACTTCGAGCTGCGCGGCCCCGGCGACCTGTTCGGCGACCGCCAGAGCGGCCTGCCGCCGCTGCGCATGGCCGACCTGAGGCTCAACCTCGCGGAGCTGCTCGAGGCCCGCGCGGCGGCCGCCAAGCTGTTCGCCGCCGACCCGGGGCTCAAAGACGAACGGCACCACGCGCTGCGCCGGCAGATGCTGCGCCGCTACGGCGAGTCGCTGGAGCTGGGCGACGTGGGTTAA
- a CDS encoding DUF5684 domain-containing protein — protein sequence MQGGDQVAAVIVTALFCGVLLGIALYCLAGAWKVFGKAGLPGWFALVPLLNAYLICKIAGKPGWWVVLLFVPLVNLVVLWRVVSGLAMWFGKTDLYAVGLFLVFPLFFAMIGHSTTRYRGLAAGSYVRS from the coding sequence ATGCAAGGCGGAGATCAAGTCGCAGCCGTCATCGTTACGGCCCTGTTCTGCGGAGTCTTGCTGGGCATTGCTCTCTATTGCCTTGCTGGTGCGTGGAAGGTTTTTGGTAAGGCGGGTCTGCCGGGATGGTTCGCCCTCGTGCCGCTGCTCAATGCGTATCTGATCTGCAAGATCGCCGGCAAGCCCGGCTGGTGGGTCGTGCTGCTCTTCGTTCCTCTCGTCAATCTCGTGGTCTTGTGGCGCGTCGTAAGCGGCTTGGCGATGTGGTTCGGTAAGACTGACCTGTATGCCGTTGGTTTGTTTCTTGTGTTCCCACTCTTCTTCGCGATGATCGGGCATAGCACCACACGCTACCGCGGGCTGGCAGCCGGTAGTTACGTCCGTTCGTAG
- a CDS encoding DUF1553 domain-containing protein has protein sequence MRVSPLLLSICLSFVACLGNVRADQAEKIDFNRDIRPIFVGQCAACHGGVKQAGEISFAYASQVLPPEGWIVEPGDPDASVLIDRVLEEDPEYRMPPPEHGPALSEREVGLLRDWIAQGAEWREHWAYEAPIAPPLPAVESPGWARRPLDRFVLARLEREGLGPSPAADPTRWLRRVSLDLVGLPPSPEEIARFRSECRELGEEAYERAVDRLLASPHYGERWASVWLDQVRYADSKGLGMDNPRTIWKYRDWVVDALNSDMPYDEFTIKQIAGDLLPNATAGDLVATACQRLTQTNEEGGTDDEEFRIAAVLDRVSTTWQTWQGVTFGCVQCHSHPYDPIRHEEFYRFVAFFNNTADCDLPEELPLYRAPVDPADDARAVELDRRIDAEREALWQPRSEVLLDDSRWTPLEGLRVEASKGTRVAVERRAGQEEFYTIDKVARNTDIAVEAPLPQDLEQLAAIRVTVLPLDPEKALSDSEWGFVWSYVEAELRIPGEDGNRDGAVEAEDGGPTKQPLAIKAVVPDEWRPVYNPAESLQPKSGNGFGAYTRIHHARCAALVLEEPVTVPPGASLWVRLKHRKFISSAFSLVSKRGRVDVTADASLNEMIRSPESLATEELIKSLRKERRSIESVATPVLRERPERLARPTHVFLRGLFLDKGERVTAGVPESLPPLPPSDGGEPDRLDLARWIASDENPLTARVAVNRYWARMFGVGLVATEEDFGSSGEAPSHPELLDHLAVRFQDDFAWSTKRLLKEIALSGAYRQTAVAPEGLRERDPANRLIGRGPRTRLPAETVRDQALAVAGLLDETLGGPPVRPPIPEGVWRPFNRDPWPNAKPGDPSRYRRSLYTYAKRSIPYPMFAAFDQPSREFCTPRRLRSNTPLQALEMLNSESMLECAAALAERMRSDASGLDAQIARGFELALCRPPTDSELRVVRALCQRDTEQGAAGDGLGAAALVLLNHDEFLTN, from the coding sequence GTGCGCGTTTCTCCTCTGCTACTATCGATCTGTCTATCGTTCGTCGCCTGCCTAGGGAACGTCCGCGCCGACCAAGCGGAGAAGATCGACTTCAACCGCGACATCCGGCCGATCTTCGTCGGTCAGTGCGCCGCGTGCCACGGCGGGGTGAAGCAGGCGGGCGAGATCTCGTTCGCCTACGCCAGCCAGGTGCTGCCGCCCGAGGGCTGGATCGTCGAGCCGGGCGACCCCGACGCGTCGGTGCTGATCGACCGCGTTCTCGAAGAAGACCCCGAGTACCGCATGCCGCCCCCCGAGCATGGGCCTGCGCTCTCGGAACGCGAGGTCGGACTGCTCCGCGACTGGATCGCCCAAGGCGCCGAGTGGCGTGAGCACTGGGCCTACGAGGCGCCGATCGCCCCGCCGCTGCCCGCAGTCGAATCGCCCGGCTGGGCCCGTCGGCCGCTGGACCGCTTCGTGCTCGCCCGGCTGGAACGGGAGGGCCTTGGCCCCTCGCCGGCAGCGGACCCCACGCGTTGGCTGCGCCGGGTGAGCCTCGATCTGGTCGGCCTGCCGCCGTCGCCGGAAGAGATCGCCCGCTTTCGCAGCGAGTGTCGCGAGCTTGGCGAGGAGGCTTACGAGCGCGCTGTCGACCGCCTGCTCGCTTCGCCCCATTACGGCGAACGGTGGGCGAGCGTTTGGCTCGACCAGGTGCGTTACGCCGACTCGAAGGGCCTGGGGATGGACAACCCACGCACCATCTGGAAATACCGCGACTGGGTCGTCGACGCCCTAAACAGCGACATGCCTTACGACGAGTTCACGATCAAGCAGATCGCGGGCGACTTGCTCCCCAACGCCACGGCGGGCGACCTGGTGGCCACGGCCTGCCAGCGGCTCACCCAGACCAACGAGGAGGGCGGGACCGACGACGAAGAGTTCCGCATCGCCGCGGTGCTCGACCGGGTGAGCACCACTTGGCAGACGTGGCAAGGAGTGACGTTCGGCTGCGTGCAGTGCCACAGCCACCCGTACGACCCGATCCGTCACGAGGAGTTCTACCGCTTCGTGGCGTTCTTCAACAACACGGCCGACTGCGACCTGCCCGAGGAGTTGCCGCTCTACCGGGCGCCGGTCGACCCGGCCGACGACGCGCGGGCCGTCGAACTCGACCGGCGGATCGACGCCGAGCGTGAGGCGCTCTGGCAGCCGCGCAGCGAGGTGCTGCTGGACGACTCGCGCTGGACGCCGCTCGAGGGGCTCCGGGTCGAGGCGAGCAAGGGAACCCGGGTGGCGGTCGAGCGGCGGGCGGGCCAGGAAGAGTTCTACACCATCGACAAAGTCGCGCGCAACACCGACATCGCCGTCGAGGCGCCGTTGCCGCAAGACCTGGAGCAACTCGCCGCGATCCGCGTGACGGTCCTGCCTCTCGACCCGGAGAAAGCGCTGAGCGATTCGGAGTGGGGGTTTGTTTGGTCCTACGTCGAAGCCGAGCTGCGCATCCCCGGTGAAGATGGTAATCGTGACGGCGCAGTCGAAGCCGAAGATGGCGGGCCCACGAAACAGCCGCTCGCAATCAAGGCGGTCGTGCCGGACGAGTGGCGCCCCGTCTACAACCCCGCCGAGAGCCTTCAGCCGAAGTCGGGCAACGGATTCGGCGCCTACACACGGATCCACCACGCCCGCTGCGCGGCGCTGGTCCTCGAAGAGCCCGTGACCGTGCCGCCCGGCGCGAGCCTGTGGGTGCGGCTCAAGCACCGCAAGTTCATCTCGTCGGCCTTCAGCCTCGTTTCGAAGCGGGGCCGCGTGGATGTGACCGCTGACGCCTCGCTCAACGAGATGATCCGATCCCCCGAATCACTGGCGACCGAAGAGCTCATCAAGTCGCTGCGCAAAGAGCGGCGTTCGATCGAGTCGGTCGCCACCCCCGTGCTGCGCGAGCGGCCGGAGCGGCTGGCGCGACCGACGCACGTTTTCCTGCGCGGCTTGTTCCTCGACAAGGGCGAGCGCGTCACGGCCGGGGTTCCCGAATCGTTGCCCCCGCTGCCTCCAAGCGACGGCGGCGAGCCAGATCGGCTCGACCTCGCCCGCTGGATCGCCAGCGACGAGAACCCGCTCACGGCGCGGGTGGCGGTCAATCGCTACTGGGCGCGGATGTTCGGCGTGGGACTCGTGGCGACGGAAGAAGACTTCGGTTCCTCAGGCGAGGCGCCTTCGCACCCCGAGTTGCTCGACCATTTGGCGGTGCGGTTCCAAGACGATTTCGCTTGGAGCACCAAGCGGCTGCTCAAGGAGATCGCCCTGTCGGGCGCTTACCGCCAAACCGCCGTGGCGCCCGAGGGGCTCCGCGAGCGCGACCCCGCCAACCGGCTGATCGGTCGCGGCCCGCGCACCCGGCTGCCAGCCGAAACGGTGCGTGACCAGGCGTTGGCCGTGGCGGGTCTCTTGGACGAGACCCTCGGCGGGCCTCCCGTCAGGCCGCCGATCCCCGAGGGGGTTTGGCGGCCGTTCAACCGAGACCCGTGGCCCAACGCCAAGCCGGGCGACCCCTCGCGTTACCGGCGTTCGCTCTACACCTACGCCAAACGCAGCATCCCCTACCCGATGTTCGCGGCGTTCGACCAGCCGTCGCGCGAGTTCTGCACGCCGCGACGCCTGCGTTCCAACACCCCGCTGCAAGCGCTCGAGATGCTCAACAGCGAGAGCATGCTCGAGTGCGCCGCGGCGCTAGCCGAGCGGATGCGTAGCGACGCGAGCGGGCTCGACGCGCAGATCGCCCGCGGTTTTGAACTCGCCCTGTGCCGCCCGCCGACCGACAGCGAGCTGCGTGTGGTGCGTGCACTGTGCCAACGCGACACCGAGCAAGGAGCCGCCGGCGACGGTCTGGGAGCAGCCGCCTTGGTGCTGCTCAACCACGACGAGTTCTTAACGAATTAG